In the genome of Arachis hypogaea cultivar Tifrunner chromosome 9, arahy.Tifrunner.gnm2.J5K5, whole genome shotgun sequence, the window ttttttttttgggtgaaatTTTAGGATGAGGATGCTTTATTGGATTCGGTTGTGGTGATGCCAAGTTTTCAACCACAAATCTTGTGAAACTACTTTCTTTTTGTGGGGGAAAAACCTTTACTTTTGGTGAAAATGAGTGCCCTTGCATATTTGTTCATTTCATATTAATTGTTGATTAAATGGATAAAGTAAGTGGCACTTGGTGTTGTCTTCTTTGCTCctaatatatatactaaaagtaatgtaaataaataatgatatGGGTTGTAAGCATAAATCAACTAGAAAATGCTAAACAAATTATAAATGAGAATGGTGTGTAGATAGCTCTTGAGGAAGCTAAGTATACAAAGTATGTATGGCTGTATGCAGTAAAATTAGGTGTGGTGTTTTGCAAAAGGAACATTGTTGATATAGACAAGAAAAGGAGATGTAAGGTTCTTATTTTCAACctttgcatgcatacattaacTCTAAAGATACTAGTCAATCTGCCAAACACTTGAGCTTGATCATGTTCCTGCTTTGAATGTGAAATGTCTGCATTTACTGATTTTGCTTGTTTCATTTATAGGTATGTAAAGAACTTGATGGGACTTGCTGGTCTATCTGTCAGAGAGGACACTGTCGGTAACATTTTTGGTCGATGGTGAGTGCTCGCTGTCTAACTTCTTACCAGGTTGTCATTGACTTGGCCTTCAGTCACATTGATGTTATATAATCCCTGGCTTAACCGTGTACAGTGTGACTGTAATGTTACGAGCTACACTCACGTGCAGACTTTATGCAGGGATGGTAATGAACCAGAGCTTGCTGCAGTTGCAACAGGTTCACACATTGATGCTATACCTTACTCTGGAAAATATGATGGAGTTGTTGGTGTTTTAGGCGCTATTGAAGCCATCAATGTGCTTAAAAGGTTTTTAACTTCACTTATTATTGCTGATTTAAGAATTAATAAAGTGATCAAAGTACCaaaaacttttaattattatGGTCTCTTATTAATGAGAAAGCCTGTGTACAATTCAAACAACATATGCTTAGCGAAGTTAAAATAATGTGAAACTCATGTTTCTCATCTGTATCATATTTCTGAAATAATGAAATTATAGCCTTAGAGATATAGCGACCCAAAACAGACATAAATTATATGTTATATCCATATTCTGTGTATTTTTCAGCTTGGAGAAGTATGAATGAATTGTTGATTTTTAACCAACACATTTTAGGTTTAAACCATTTTAGAACAAAGAGGAGTTCCACCAATAACAGACCCCTAGAATTTCTTGCTATAACAATGCGATGTTGACTGAATTTTCACAGGTCTGGCTTTAAACCTAAGAGACCACTGGAAATCATATTGTTCACATCGGAAGAACCAACGCGCTTTGGAATAGGTTGCTTGGGAAGGTCAGCAATGGCTTTAAGCACTTTATCATAATAGGACTCCTACTTGTGCCTATTTTTTTGTCAATTATGTCTCACATTTTGATCAACTAAGCACACCATGTATTCTACTATAAGTTTACTTGTTTGTTATTATGTGCAGCCGCTTGTTATCTGGAAGTGAGAGTCTTGCCAATGCTCTAAGTAAAGCAACTGATAGTCAAAACATATCCTTCTTAGATGCTGCAAGATCAGCTGGTTATGCGAAAGATGTTGATGACTTATCCAGTGTATTTCTAAAGAAAGGGACATATTCTGCTTTTGTAGAATTACACATAGAACAAGGGCCTATTCTAGAAGCGGAAGGTGTGTTTCTTTGATCTAACATAATCTTTGCATTAGCCATAACTTAAAATGTTTATATATTATTTGTTTCTTGACTCAGGTATCTCTATAGGCATAGTTACTGCAATTGCAGCTCCAGCGAGTCTTAAGGTTGACTTTGAAGGCAATGGCGGCCATGCCGGTGCTGTCCTTATGCCTAACAGGTGACTGCTATCATAAAACAtatctttttgctttcttttatGGAATTGCATCCTTATCTTTTCTCTTATACAGTTTTTCATATTTATGCCTTTTTCAAATTCAtagttttcatatctttcttgtttattattttttgcaaCTATTCAGTATCCTTCCGTAATCATGGAAAACTGTAGTGTTGAGTATCTGACTATCAAAATTGAAGCTTATTAGTGAATAATCTATGCTTCAAGTATAAATTATAGACTATGCTACGTGTATACCAAAATCAGTCACCAAAGTTagtcaccagtataaaatacatgctggAATACAAATACatgttgaaaataaattaaatcacacatgtatttatacacaaatacattggtggattttagtagctgattttggtgtacgaatagtatttttgataaattataaattatttggtgCAGAAATGATGCTGGATTGGCTGCTGCTGAATTAGCCCTGGCTGTTGAGAAACATGTGTTGGAATCTGGGTCTATTGATACAGTTGGCACTGTTGGTAAGTCGTTTTGACATTTAAGTACTTTCAATTCCATGGAATCTATGGTGATCTGTTCTGAACATCATCCTGCATAAATGAAAATCAAGAAAAGCACCTTCCTTAGTCTCAAATTTTCATTTAagccaatatattttattttgcaaGGTATCTTGGAACTGCACCCTGGAGCCATCAACAGCATCCCTAGCAAAGCACACATCGAAATTGGTGTGTATTATGTGACACATTTTCCGATGCATGgccttctttatttgattttattggtACAAGAGAATTGCTCAGTTTTTTATATGTCTAACTCGGGATCATTTCAGTTTCTGTTGTATTTTacgtaatataattattttttgttgtcATAGACACGAGAGACATTGATGAGGAACGAAGAAACAATGTGGTTGAGAAAATTCACCAATCAGCGATTAGAATAACCGAAACTCGTGGTGTCAAGCTTTCTGAGTTTAGTATCATCAATCAGGATCCACCAGCCCTTTCTTCTGAGGCAGTCATCAAGGCCATGGAAACTGCGACAAGAGAGCTAAACTTGACGAGCAAGTTGATGATTAGTAGAGCCTATCATGATTCATTGTTTATGGCTAGGTAATTCCAAAGAAAAATGACTGTGGTTCTGaatcaacaaaaatatatatcaaatctTCTAAAGGTAGTATTATTCATGTTAGGTAGGGTTAAGTATACTTTTGCACCCACCAGAATTTCCATTTTGTCGCAGTTTTGGCTTGATTTTTAACTCAATATATCTTTTATTCACTTTTGATTAGAATATTAGGAATCTTGTTGTGTTAATTGATATTGGGCTTAGTGCAtcaccccccccccaaaaaaaaaaaaaaaaaaactaagatgaCATCTCACAGCAATCTAATATCATGTATTTAGAAATTAGAATGATATTGAGAGCATGCTTTCTCGCTTTTCCTCTTAAAGCTTATAATTTCTAAACTTTTGACCATTTTGGAAGTagctaataacaattatattagcATAATTTAGTTTAATCATTACCATGTTACAATCAACCAAACAGTTCTTTGCTCTTATGTGAACAGAATATCTACTCTAATGCACATTGTGTCTTGCAGGGTATCCCCAATGGGCATGATTTTCATTCCATGTTACAAAGGTACTCATCATCTTTTGCTATTCGTGCCACATACTCACATGTTCTAATTCGATACCATAATACTTTAGAATTGTTTGTTcttttttatgtaattaaatttacaatttaattttgatgtattatcAGTGTAAAGCAGCTTTACACGTGCATGTGATTACTTTGCACGCAAAAATAACTACCTTTTACATTTACCGCATGAATGGTCATTCAAAAGAACTGATGTTATTGGATGACTATGTAAAACATTTTACATTGTCActgcatcaaaataattaaactcttAAATTAAAGAGCCAACCCTAACCAGAAAGTTGAGCTCCAGTATGTGAAATCTCGGATTCAATGAATGAACTTACTTTTAAGAATCATTCCATAACTTTCTCTATTGAAAATGCTAATCCATTCACTTGCATGTGGTAATGCTATCTGGTCTGCATTCTGATTTATTTGAACATTggtttgcaatttttttttttttcaggataCAGCCATAAGCCTGAAGAGTTTGCAAGCATTCAAGATATGTCAAATGGAGTAAAAGTATTAGCACTCACACTTGCTAAATTGTCCCTTGAGTAATATCTTCTGTAGTGATATTTAGTATGTACTCACCATTGTAGAGCAAGGATATGTAATTTAATAATACTGATTAAATAATGTTAAATTTAGATGTACCCCATTACAGTGGTTGAAAATCCATCTAATATGACCAGTGAGCATTAAAGAAACACTTTTCGTAGGAAATGCTACCGCTTTTATAATGTTGCCACTTACCAcaccagaaaagaaaaaaaaaagagtagtaGTTTAATTCAAAAAACAACAGCAGAAATTAATTAGAAAGGAACTACTAAGAATCTAAGATACTAAGATTGTAGAATCCAGTTGTATATAACCAACTCGAAAGAAtatcattattatattataatacgttatattatattatatatgtattagttGTAGTAATCTATATTTAGAGAGATGAGATCTTACTTTTCTCAATTGGCGACACATAGAGTTTGACATTCTCATTTGTGATTATGATTGATGGAATAGCTGGATTCAACTAAACACAAGCAATTAGGAAAAATAAGGgggaaatttatttttagttaggcTGTTCTGTTGGAATAGCACAGCACTTTATGGATATCTTGAATGTGTGAATGAGATTGAAGGTTGCAAAGGTATGTATTATAAGAAAAACCTTAGAGAAGATAACTGACTTTGAGTTAGGTTAAAATATTGTTTTAATTCCTTGagctaaattctaattttattcttaatatttgaaATATCTTATTTGTTTTTAACGTTTTATTTCATTCTATTTAAGTTCTTTAgtaaaaagttttttaaaaaaaatatttttttttcaattacaatTATTATCATTacatagaaaaagatattttttaaaaaaatatttttttattaaaacataaaataagacaattgaaaaaaaataagatgttttaaacatcaaaaatgaaattaaaacttgGCTTTTAACTAAGCAATTGTTTTTAAAACTTCTCGTAATATTAAAggtaaattactttttataatttatgGCTACACATTGATAATGTAAAATGTTTTATGCAATTGTTCatttatatttattgttttaTATGATCATTCATGATCAAaataaaagatagttatttttattgatataaatttattaattagataCGTATATAAAATTGTTTTATAGATCAGAACTAAATTCTATTTCAAAAAAGATTCTATTTTCTCTTGATATATTGTGGACTTCGGCGATTTCAAGCAAAAGATGACCAAACTATAAAGAATTTCCACACCAATCGTATTCCAATTTAACCAACTAAGCAACTTAGAAAATAAGACAAAGGTCTCAAAATATGAATTTCTAATGCCAATAACATAAGGTCTGCAACCGAAAACGAGGGAAAAGCATAAAAAGGATAAGGTCCAATTTAAATATAAGATAATGACAGAACTAAAAAGTAGGAATCAGAAACTAAACAAAGTTCaatgaaataataaatatgataattacaataaaaacttattttggttgaaattttaaCTCATGATTATTTTATGGGTTAAATTGGGAACCATAATCCATAGTTGCAATGGTTATTCACTTCTTCTTACCGTTATTGTATTGGCCATTGTGCCTTTTGCCGTGGTTCAAATTCAATCATTTGATGGTATGACACGATAACCTACTGTTGTGGGTATACCATATGTGATTAACGATATTGCAACTAAAAAtgattgtatgatttgaattttgatttagttAATTCAATAACAAGTGTATATTCATATAACTAACTTTCACCGTAACTTATTTCCACTACTAAATTTGTAGGCATGTGATGTGAATATTTTCATATGGGAAAGTGGTTGCAAGATGACACAGTTTTATATGATAAAATGAGAGGGAAACTACTTATTGGTGTTTT includes:
- the LOC112711255 gene encoding ureidoglycolate hydrolase; this translates as MIDNTIILPRRTIMAALQLSHFNDVTVVLLLLLCTIITPFSSISAQQHVKDPSITSTMEQFSGYAIHEPHSSLSSLLVDAQGLQNQIDELSAFSDSPAPSVTRVLYTDKDVLARRYVKNLMGLAGLSVREDTVGNIFGRWDGNEPELAAVATGSHIDAIPYSGKYDGVVGVLGAIEAINVLKRSGFKPKRPLEIILFTSEEPTRFGIGCLGSRLLSGSESLANALSKATDSQNISFLDAARSAGYAKDVDDLSSVFLKKGTYSAFVELHIEQGPILEAEGISIGIVTAIAAPASLKVDFEGNGGHAGAVLMPNRNDAGLAAAELALAVEKHVLESGSIDTVGTVGILELHPGAINSIPSKAHIEIDTRDIDEERRNNVVEKIHQSAIRITETRGVKLSEFSIINQDPPALSSEAVIKAMETATRELNLTSKLMISRAYHDSLFMARVSPMGMIFIPCYKGYSHKPEEFASIQDMSNGVKVLALTLAKLSLE